In the Malassezia vespertilionis chromosome 3, complete sequence genome, one interval contains:
- a CDS encoding uncharacterized protein (COG:O; EggNog:ENOG503P4BP; BUSCO:EOG092654XA), with the protein MSSMQIVPPSVRTHTSVSGQDTAHAEHGVHDTMRYGLRSMHAETAASTQHPIQNRLEQWEDNQRAWKMTVQRNTYGIGMPLRTAMERKLVASNYHMPARRVANLHLDVLDGKDETISPADVLPTGIEYGPVDIHAAMERKYNV; encoded by the coding sequence ATGTCTTCCATGCAAATCGTGCCGCCGTCGGTGCGCACGCATACAAGCGTATCTGGCCAGGATACGGCACATGCTGAACACGGCGTGCACGATACTATGCGCTACGGCTTGCGGAGCATGCATGCCGAAACCGCCGCGTCGACACAGCACCCAATCCAGAACCGTTTGGAGCAGTGGGAGGATAACcagcgcgcgtggaaaatgaccgtgcagcgcaataCATACGGGATTGGCATGCCGCTACGAACCGCgatggagcgcaagcttgtTGCATCGAATTACCACATgcccgcacgccgcgtcgccaaTCTGCACTTggacgtgctcgacggAAAGGACGAGACGATCTCTCCTGCCGATGTGCTGCCGACGGGCATCGAATATGGCCCAGTAGATATTCACGCTGCCATGGAGCGCAAGTACAATGTATAG
- the UBP1 gene encoding ubiquitinyl hydrolase 1 (COG:O; EggNog:ENOG503NWVH; MEROPS:MER0014649) → MALDFVGSVAQVPSMLSAVLLRPFGLATPKPFRRERQLPFFTFFDNGLGAEPDVPLGPNAATDSTQLSLTDKAPYYRGLYNPGVHCFMNSVVQSLCSVALLGAYLDAVTAMATRWDEPTPVTDALRVLYVQLNTPHAKSAPIVPRELKAILSTVLQANGMRSLISAHQQQDAQELALLLLAALDQELGNVQQERGRQWRRLNDGLRGVLAPSVDALGKPRGSLGWTGDDVTFPFRGQYAQRISCGECGYMEAVRFFTFSDVSLTVPTNVGVCTLEQCFGAWAQLEQVEWVCHRCSLQKTLRKAQAEHARLDALTRAGPMPGEKGRRRWNAHADELVAAQGNVENLAAALRQGLHESEFAASEIANTVQLVRTLGRSTKQVMLAKPPPVLVIHLNRSTFSLEAFGASKINTRVLFPEWLDMAPYTTGAHLATSATHPLSEPGGVYMYRLSALVTHYGAHNYGHYVSFRRRSSAGAHAESDNVANRSEWARISDESVQACSLHQVLAQNPYLLFYERVDLPLHPSIPPDSMRLHSVPRARLLHRWNPAL, encoded by the coding sequence ATGGCACTGGATTTCGTAGGGTCAGTTGCACaagtgccgagcatgctgAGTGCAGTGCTACTGCGCCCGTTCGGGCTCGCAACGCCAAAACCTTTCCGGCGGGAGCGTCAGCTCCCATTTTTTACCTTCTTTGACAATGGGCTCGGTGCGGAGCCAGACGTGCCGCTGGGACCGAACGCGGCCACGGATAGTACACAGCTTTCGTTGACAGACAAGGCACCGTATTACCGCGGTCTGTACAATCCTGGCGTGCACTGCTTTATGAACAGTGTGGTGCAAAGCctctgcagcgtcgcgctgctcggcgcctaTCTCGATGCTGTAACCGCCATGGCCACTCGCTGGGACGAACCGACGCCTGTAACGGATGCACTGCGTGTGCTCTATGTCCAGCTGAATACGCCGCACGCcaaaagcgcgccgatTGTGCCGCGTGAGCTCAAGGCGATTCTGTCTACCGTATTGCAAGCGAATGGAATGCGCTCTTTGATCAGTGCACACCAGCAGCAGGATGCACAAGAACTGGCCCtgctgctcctcgccgcACTCGATCAGGAGCTTGGAAATGTCCAGCAAGAGCGGGGGCGCCAGTGGCGGCGCCTGAACGATGGGCttcgcggcgtgcttgctCCGTCGGtggatgcgctcggcaagccTAGAGGGAGCCTCGGATGGACCGGAGATGATGTAACTTTTCCATTCCGTGGACAGTACGCGCAGCGTATCTCGTGCGGCGAGTGCGGCTACATGGAAGCTGTGCGCTTCTTTACGTTTTCCGACGTGAGCCTCACGGTGCCGACAAACGTCGGTGTGTGTACATTGGAGCAGTGCTTTGGAGCATgggcgcagctcgagcaggtgGAATGGGTATGCCACCGCTGCAGCCTGCAAaaaacgctgcgcaaagcgcaggCAGAGCATGCAAggctcgatgcgctcacGCGCGCGGGGCCGATGCCCGGGGAAAAGgggcgccgccgctggaacGCGCATGCTGACGAACttgttgcggcgcagggaAATGTAGAAAATcttgccgcagcgctgcgccaaggcCTGCACGAGTCGGAGTTTGCAGCGTCGGAAATCGCGAATACGGTACAGCTCGTGCGTACACTGGGCCGGAGTACCAAGCAGGTGATGTTGGCAAAGCCTCCGCCCGTCCTTGTCATTCACCTGAACCGCTCTACCTTCTCGCTGGAGGCATTTGGCGCGTCCAAGATCAATACGCGCGTGCTCTTTCCAGAATGGCTCGATATGGCGCCGTACACTACCGGCGCGCACCTCGCaacaagcgcgacgcatccGCTGAGCGAGCCTGGCGGCGTTTACATGTACAGGTTGAGTGCATTGGTGACGCATTACGGTGCGCACAACTATGGACATTATGTATCCTTCCGGCGCCGATCGAGCGCCGGTGCCCACGCCGAGTCGGACAATGTGGCGAATCGCTCGGAGTGGGCGCGCATTTCGGACGAGTCTGTGCAAGCCTGCTCGTTGCACCAGGTGCTCGCACAAAACCCCTACCTGTTGTTTTACGAACGCGTGGATCTGCCGCTGCATCCTTCGATACCCCCAGACagcatgcgcctgcactCTGTGCCCCGCGCGCGTTTGCTGCACCGTTGGAACCCTGCGCTGTAG
- the GSH1 gene encoding glutamate--cysteine ligase (COG:H; BUSCO:EOG09261DGU; EggNog:ENOG503NVBR) — MGLLSLGTPLEWAEATKLAAHIRKHGIDQFLSVWRAAKDRSGDPVLWGDELEYMVVVFDPVQHTARLSLRQGEILRVLQSAHSPLFAALPAAQRPTFHPEYGRYMIESTPGEPFSASADDLLRVELDMLRRRCFAKQHLREHEVPMTVTSFPRLGATDAPFTDPALTAGGDAARSLFLPDDLINQHVRFPTLTANIRKRRGTKVRINVPIFHDTHTPRPFVDPTIPHARNTFPEDSEAALGAALPDHIYMDAMGFGMGCNCLQVTFQAANATEARRVYDQCTPLTPLFLAITAAAPIYRGYVADVDARWNVISASVDDRTNAERGTAPLRDEPKHNADTAPRRLRKSRYDSVDSYLYPGAPPEDNDMPLEMDLSVRDKLLAAGIDPLLAEHLAHLFVRDPLVIFSELVDVDNTTSMDHFENIQSTNWQTMRFKPPPLGGHIGWRVEFRPMEVQLTDFENAAFSIFVVLLSRVMLHFNTDFYMPLSLVDENMQRAQQRDAIHTQRFYFRRHWAPDAESTERIGEYTLAELFWGRDAAMPGLIPLVRRYLDELALAPEQRAELDRYIAFIGERANGTLMTTATWMRRFVHSHPQYKHDSVVSEKINYDMLCTLNKIERGELAVPDFLPPWYAERHRTMERTLGVPSL, encoded by the coding sequence ATGGGCCTCTTGTCGCTCGGGACGCCCTTAGAGTGGGCAGAAGCAACaaagctcgccgcgcataTCCGGAAGCATGGGATTGATCAGTTTCTCTCCGTGTGGCGCGCTGCCAAGGaccgcagcggcgaccCGGTCCTCTGGGGCGACGAGCTTGAGTACATGGTCGTCGTCTTTGATCCCGTGCAGCATACTGCGCGACtctcgctgcgccaagGGGAGATtctgcgtgtgctgcagagTGCACACAGCCCCTtgtttgcggcgctgcccgcggcacagcgcccgACATTCCACCCCGAGTATGGGCGTTACATGATTGAAAGCACGCCCGGCGAGCCCTTTAGTGCGAGTGCGGACGATCTGCTGCGTGTCGAGCTGGATatgctgcgcaggcgctgctttgcaaaGCAGCACTTGAGGGAGCACGAGGTGCCGATGACGGTCACATCCTTCCCGCGTCTCGGCGCCACCGATGCGCCCTTCACGGACCCGGCGCTGACCGCCGGTGGCGATGCAGCACGCTCTCTTTTTCTTCCCGACGACTTAATCAACCAGCATGTCCGATTTCCCACGCTCACCGCCAACATCcggaagcgccgcggtacCAAGGTGCGGATCAATGTGCCCATTTTCCACGACACAcacacgccgcggccgtTTGTAGACCCGACCattccgcacgcgcgaaaCACTTTTCCCGAGGATTCAGAGGCAGCGCTCGGTGCAGCGCTACCGGATCATATTTACATGGATGCGATGGGCTTCGGCATGGGCTGCAACTGCTTGCAGGTCACGTTTCAAGCGGCAAACGCGAcagaagcgcggcgtgtaTACGACCAGTGCACGCCTCTTACACCCTTGTTCCTTGCCATCactgccgctgcgcccatcTACCGAGGCTATGTAGCCGATGTCGACGCGCGGTGGAACGTGATCTCTGCTTCTGTTGACGACCGCACGAAtgcggagcgcggcacggcgccgctgcgtgaCGAGCCGAAGCACAATGCCGAtacggcgccgcggcggctgcgcaagtcgcgctACGACTCGGTAGACTCCTACCTGTACCCGGGCGCACCCCCCGAGGACAATGATATGCCCCTCGAGATGGATCTTtctgtgcgcgacaagctCCTCGCGGCAGGCATCGATCCACTACTTGCAGAGCATCTTGCCCACCTATTTGTGCGCGATCCCCTTGTTATTTTTTCGGAGCTTGTAGACGTGGACAATACCACGTCGATGGACCATTTCGAAAATATCCAATCGACCAACTGGCAAACGATGCGCTTCAaaccgccgccgctcggTGGGCACATTGGATGGCGCGTCGAGTTCCGCCCCATGGAGGTGCAACTGACCGACTTTGAGAATGCTGCGTTTAGTATCTTTGTCGTGCTTCTCTCCCGCGTCATGCTCCATTTCAACACGGATTTCTACATGCCACTCTCTTTGGTAGACGAGaacatgcagcgcgcacagcagcgcgatgcaatCCATACCCAGCGTTTCTACTTTCGTAGGCACTGGGCCCCGGATGCGGAAAGTACtgagcgcatcggcgagTACACACTCGCCGAGCTGTTCTGGGGCAGAGATGCGGCCATGCCGGGGCTCATTCcccttgtgcgccgctacctggacgagcttgcgcttgcccCGGAACAGCGGGCAGAGCTGGACCGGTACATTGCATTCATCGGCGAGCGTGCGAACGGGACGCTGATGACGACGGCGAcgtggatgcgccgctttgtTCATTCGCATCCCCAGTACAAGCACGACTCTGTGGTGAGCGAAAAGATTAACTACGACATGCTCTGTACATTGAACAAAATCGAGCGTGGCGAGCTAGCTGTCCCAGACTTCCTTCCGCCCTGGTATGCCGAACGCCACCGCACCATGGAGCGTACGCTTGGCGTACCTAGCTTGTGA
- the vps16 gene encoding Vacuolar protein sorting-associated protein 16 (EggNog:ENOG503NUD7; COG:U): protein MADAWQPATEWHALGRAFYRRTLQYELQWALASLDGYMLASNADGSLFVATRDPTKLVVFHSNSHVEPQLQVYTGAGQLLDTIPWDGTRITALGFTWRDELVVVSEDGQARVYALLVPLPTQGAAQGVEATPSTHYTRLSLGKHAEEVGVTHAIVLPTCVFALLRDTSVVQRRFAGVHADYTTDSPWAEISGAPEPVQFAAVPDAAHLTAWTVVHATHTVLVSTDSTLYALDEHGYTALRTEDAPYSALCASPDGKLLALLTPQKTMQVATMDFSRILRTFDLADSVPLDAQDGHVALDDVLHERFGKTGMVGLAWCGENAVAMAWPDRVLLLGPYDAPLELGVRGTPYMHADAHGLQIWHSAAHEYVEKVQEASALALRPGSTHVAAMLVDASREALQNSPHAYEAIRAILADLVPAVETCVQAAAQEWDVHTQRRLLHAALFGKSFLDAYDASLFLRVSRTLRVLNNAREARVGIPTRCAAYEAEGPDMLLYRLAARNMHHTAIKICQYLGIRADNVLRHWARAKIARTKPLLGQDDDGEQLADVIIARFREADTPNYADIALAAWRAGRPKLATILLGHEVRAVDQVPLLLHMQENRLALRRAVECGDSDLIYHVLFRLQRSMARGEFFRIVQLASQEGAPAPDTQHDTVGLKPSAHATYAHLAENLLAIYARVQDKEMLQELYYLDDRRVDSALLCIDEAPQTPARYAERVEALHAAARHFGDDKEHAVDAQLTNDAASLLGLQAIIDTELASMDVAPAHGSLIGLPLLKTIEVCMQHGLVRRAERLKQEYKVSEPMYFAAKVHACIATRDFDALAKAVGKRPVYGYAPLLGALVHAGFLEEACAYAVKGVADKQSRAAIHAFIERCPAEEHRAKLEAAVAAVA, encoded by the coding sequence ATGGCCGATGCGTGGCAGCCCGCGACGGAATGGCACGCGCTGGGTCGTGCGTTTTACcgacgcacgctgcagtaTGAGCTGCAATGGGCACTTGCGTCCCTGGATGGATACATGCTTGCGTCGAATGCAGACGGATCCCTCTTTGTCGCGACGCGTGATCCCACCAAACTCGTTGTTTTCCACAGCAACAGCCACGTCGagccgcagctgcaggTGTATACAGGCGCGGGACAACTGCTCGATACGATTCCGTGGGACGGCACGCGGATCACTGCACTGGGATTTACatggcgcgacgagcttgtgGTGGTGAGCGAGGATGGGCAAGCGCGTGTGTACGCCCTTCTCGTTCCGCTGCCCACGcagggcgctgcgcaaggcgtgGAAGCGACTCCAAGCACACATTACACGCGGCTTTCCCTCGGAAAGCACGCTGAGGAAGTGGGCGTCACACACGCGATCGTGCTGCCGACGTGTGTGTTTGCTTTACTGCGCGATACCTcggtcgtgcagcgccgtttTGCCGGCGTGCATGCGGACTACACCACCGACTCGCCGTGGGCAGAGATTTCCGGTGCGCCGGAGCCTGTGCAGTTTGCTGCCGTGCccgatgcggcgcatctgACCGCCTGGACGGTAGTGCACGCAACTCACACGGTCCTCGTTTCCACAGACTCGACCCTGTACGCCTTGGACGAGCATGGGTACACGGCATTGCGTACGGAAGACGCGCCGTACAGTGCGCTGTGTGCGAGCCCCGACGGCAagctccttgcgctgctAACTCCGCAGAAAACCATGCAGGTAGCGACGATGGACTTTTCGCGAATACTGCGCACCTTTGACCTCGCTGACAGCGTCCCTCTAGACGCGCAAGATGGTCACGTTGCACTGGACGATgtgctgcacgagcgcTTTGGAAAAACGGGCATGGTCGGACTTGCGTGGTGCGGCGAGAATGCAGTCGCGATGGCGTGGCCGGACCGCGTCCTGCTTCTCGGTCCGTACGACGCACCGCTCGAGCTTGGCGTGCGTGGTACTCCGTACATGCACGCAGACGCACACGGCCTCCAGATTTGGCACTCGGCCGCACACGAGTACGTGGAAAAAGTGCAAGAGGCgtctgcgcttgcgctgcggcccGGCTCGACACACGTCGCGGCCATGCTGGTAGATGCATCGCGTGAGGCGCTCCAGAATAGCCCGCATGCATACGAGGCGATCCGTGCGATTCTTGCGGACCTTGTGCCTGCTGTCGAGACGTGTgtccaagcggcggcgcaggaatgggacgtgcacacgcagcggcgtttGCTCCACGCAGCCTTGTTTGGCAAGTCGTTCCTCGATGCGTACGACGCATCTCTCTTTCTCCGCGTTtcacgcacgctgcgtgtTTTgaacaatgcgcgcgaagcgcgtgTCGGCATTCCtacacgctgcgccgcgtacgAAGCCGAGGGGCCAGACATGCTGCTGTACCGATTGGCCGCGCGGAACATGCACCATACCGCGATCAAAATATGCCAGTACCTTGGGATCCGCGCGgacaatgtgctgcgccactGGGCACGCGCCAAGATTGCGCGCACCAAGCCGCTGCTAGGCCAGGACGACGACGGggagcagcttgcggatGTCATcattgcgcgcttccgcgAAGCAGATACCCCCAATTATGCCGAtattgcgctcgccgcgtgGCGTGCGGGCAGGCCCAAACTTGCGACGATTCTTTTGGGCCATGAGGTGCGTGCTGTGGACCAAGTGCCGCTTCTCCTGCACATGCAAGAGAAccgcttggcgctgcggcgcgcggtggaGTGCGGCGACTCGGATTTGATCTACCATGTGCTTTtccgcttgcagcgctcgatgGCGCGCGGTGAGTTTTTCCGCATCGTGCAACTGGCGAGCCAGGAAGGAGCGCCGGCGCCCGACACGCAGCACGATACGGTCGGTCTCAAGCCATCCGCGCACGCGACATATGCCCACCTCGCCGAGAATTTGCTCGCGATCTATGCGCGCGTACAGGACAAGGAAATGCTACAGGAGCTGTATTACTTGGACGACCGGCGTGTGGACAGCGCATTGCTGTGCATTgacgaagcgccgcagacgCCCGCGCGCTATGCGGAGCgtgtcgaggcgctgcacgccgcggcaagaCATTTTGGCGACGACAAGGAGCATGCTGTAGATGCGCAGCTGACCAACGACGCGGCGAGCCTGCTTGGACTGCAGGCGATCATTGATACAGAGCTCGCGAGTATGGACGTTGCGCCTGCCCATGGCTCGCTCATCGGCCTGCCGCTGCTCAAGACCATCGAGGTTTGTATGCAGCACGGATTGGTACGCCGCGCAGAGCGGCTCAAGCAAGAGTACAAGGTGTCGGAGCCCATGTACTTTGCCGCCAAAGTACACGCATGCATCGCTACCCGCGACTTTGACGCACTCGCCAAGGCGGTGGGAAAGCGCCCGGTGTATGGctatgcgccgctccttggcgCACTGGTGCACGCGGGATTTCTTGAGGAGGCCTGTGCGTACGCTGTTAAAGGCGTCGCAGACAAACAaagccgcgcagcgattcATGCATTCATCGAGCGGTGCCCTGCAGAGGAGCACCGCGCGAAGCTGGAAGCGGCGGTGGCTGCAGTGGCATAG
- the DML1 gene encoding mtDNA inheritance, partitioning of the mitochondrial organelle (COG:Z; EggNog:ENOG503NW2U; BUSCO:EOG09261N20) yields MRAREIVHLSFGGAANHAATHFWNAQESYFEYGTQAQAPIVEHDVSFREGLGAGGAATYTPRALLFDVRSAFGALRWHSSLYDAGEMEEEREAWQGDVVHSHDAVMPSWYAAQLAEEDAGHTPTDKPQGRAIAYWSDYARVQFHPRSLVPVSALSLYGSTYLNGPHTPFDTFEQGFSVAQSMEGSDAVLDENVRWLAEDSDRMQGFQIVTDASDAFSGFAAAYLGMLQEEYGKVDRLAFAIAQETPQGEGPRDVYLRRVAAMNGVLTLAMLSESASLLVPLRTHASTAHVRPEYTNPYESSAVLSTYMETATLETRLQTRTESLGNMVAALNWRRDTPFAQLAGCFPTPLLAPVRKKPDVADALLQALFAAKNTSYEAPQHAAAAAQAAQSLAHVWTDASFAYADAYTAKRSAPRVLSTPYAERTMARDADAMAEKPTLAALGKRNPANAPIYVHNFTPLAYPISSAYPQYFYGLTSDGRPNVNATEKFTQVNSMPTIASLRTTPDTLPLLEEARKFVCRVLTGHEPLSMFGLGASGNARAANEESEGSVGGRDGLVEIRETLENWCEAYGGVADEETPGSDEEWEAQAWDV; encoded by the exons atgcgcgcacgcgaaATTGTGCATTTGtcgtttggcggcgcggcgaaccacgccgcgacgcattTCTGGAATGCGCAAGAGTCGTACTTTGAGTACGGTAcacaggcacaggcaccTATTGTAGAGCACGACGTGTCGTTTCGCGAAGGActcggcgccggcggcgccgcaacgtatacgccgcgcgctttgctcTTTgacgtgcgcagcgcattcggcgcgctgcgatggCATTCATCGCTGTACGATGCAGGGGAAATGGAGGAGGAGCGTGAAGCTTGGCAAGGAGATGTTGTGCACTCGCACGATGCCGTCATGCCGAGCTGGTACGCCGCGCAGTTGGCGGAAGAAGACGCCGGGCATACCCCGACGGACAAGCCGCAAGGGCGCGCGATTGCGTACTGGTCTGACtatgcgcgcgtgcagttTCATCCGCGTTCGCTTGTTCCAGTGAGCGCGTTGAGTCTGTACGGAAGCACGTACCTAAACGGACCACACACGCCGTTTGATACCTTTGAGCAGGGCTTTTCCGTTGCACAGTCGATGGAGGGTTCTGATgctgtgctggacgagaaTGTGCGCTGGCTTGCAGAGGACAGCGACCGTATGCAGGGGTTTCAGATTGTGACGGACGCCAGCGACGCGTTTTCGGGCTTCGCGGCGGCGTATCTGGGCATGCTCCAGGAAGAGTATGGAAAGGTGGATCGGCTTGCGTTTGCCATTGCGCAGGAGACGCCACAAGGGGAGGGTCCGCGCGATGTGtacttgcgccgcgtcgctgcgatGAACGGGGTACTGACGCTGGCTATGCTGAGCGAGAGTGCTTCGCTGCTGGTTCCGCTCCGGACGCATGCTTCCACCGCGCACGTTCGCCCAGAGTACACGAATCCATACGAATCGAGCGCAGTGCTCAGCACGTACATGGAGACGGCGACGTTGGAGACACG TCTGCAAACCCGCACCGAGAGCCTTGGAAACATGGTTGCGGCGCTCAATTGGCGGCGTGATACGCCgtttgcacagctcgcAGGGTGTTTTCCAACGCCACTActtgcgcctgtgcgcaaaAAACCCGACGTTGcagatgcgctgctccagGCTCTGTTTGCCGCAAAGAATACGTCGTATgaggcgccgcagcatgcggcagcagcggcacaggcagcgCAGTCGCTAGCACATGTCTGGACCGATGCCTCGTTTGCGTATGCAGACGCGTATACTGCAAAGCGCTCTGCACCACGCGTGTTGAGCACGCCTTACGCGGAGCggaccatggcgcgcgacgcagatGCCATGGCCGAGAAGCCGAcactcgcggcgctcggcaaacgcaaCCCAGCCAATGCGCCGATCTACGTGCATAACTTTACGCCCTTGGCCTATCCGATCTCGAGCGCATACCCACAGTATTTTTACGGCCTTACCAGCGACGGGCGGCCAAACGTAAACGCGACGGAGAAGTTCACGCAGGTCAATAGCATGCCGACAattgcgtcgctgcgcacgacgccCGATACGCTGCCACTCTTGgaggaagcgcgcaagtTTGTATGCCGCGTGCTGACAGGCCACGAGCCCTTGTCCATGTTTGGCCTTGGCGCAAGtggcaatgcacgcgcggcgaacGAGGAGAGCGAAGGGAGTGTGGGCGGACGCGATGGACTCGTCGAGATCCGCGAGACACTCGAGAATTGGTGTGAGGCATACGGCGGTGTCGCAGACGAAGAGACGCCAGGCTCAGACGAAGAGTGGGAGGCGCAGGCGTGGGATGTATAG
- the DIB1 gene encoding U4/U6-U5 snRNP complex subunit dib1 (COG:A; COG:D; BUSCO:EOG0926506U; EggNog:ENOG503P1R3), which yields MSYFLTHLASGWHVDQAILSEEDRVVVLRFGHDYDETCMLMDETLFGIAERVKNFAVIYLVDTTQVPDFNKMYELYDPCTVMFFYRNKHIMIDLGTGNNNKINWAIEGKQEMIDIIETIYRGASKGRGLVISPKDYSTRYRY from the exons ATGTCGTATTTCCTGACGCACTTGGCGTCCGGATGGCATGTCGACCAGGCGATCTTATCGGAGGAAGACCGCGTGGTAGTACTCCGTTTTGGCCACGACTAT GACGAGACGTGCATGCTGATGGATGAGACCCTGTTTGGGatcgccgagcgcgtgaAAAACTTTGCTGTGATCTATCTAGTGGATACGACGCAGGTACCCGATTTCAATAAGATGTACGAGCTGTACGATCCATGCACGGTCATGTTCTTTTACCGGAACAAGCATATTATGATCGACCTGGGGACAGGCAACAATAATAAAAT TAACTGGGCGATTGAAGGCAAACAGGAGATGATCGATATCATCGAGACGATTtaccgcggcgcgtccaAAGGCCGCGGTCTTGTCATCAGCCCCAAGGACTACTCGACACGGTATCGCTATTAG
- a CDS encoding uncharacterized protein (COG:K; EggNog:ENOG503PM5G): MLLRLRSGWTLAPQPPADDRVQDTLPDALHKVYRFKNFRTAAAFVQQIGNESETQKHHPAILLEWGSVAVWWWSHALEGLHENDYIMAARTDKLAEHAEGYTP, from the exons ATGCTTTTGCGACTGCGCTCAGGTTGGACGCTCGCGCCACAGCCGCCTGCGGACGATAGAGTGCAGGATACACTGCctgatgcgctgcacaaggtgTACCGCTTCAAGAACTTCAGGACTGCTGCGGCGTTTGTGCAGCAGATTGGAAACGAGTCCGAGACGCAGAAGCACCACCCGGCAATTTTGCTGGAATGGGGGAGCGTCGCTGTTTGGTGGTGGAGCCATGCTTTGGAGGGG CTGCACGAGAATGACTATATCATGGCGGCTCGCACCGACAAGCTTGCGGAGCATGCCGAAGGGTACACACCATAG
- a CDS encoding uncharacterized protein (EggNog:ENOG503P6EK; TransMembrane:4 (i12-31o51-70i91-110o130-146i); COG:S): protein MTLYRRYVDLLYFLYFAMHLFASVCIDNYLVKSADPLLPNAWLPQYTWFRISLLSEFVFQLPVFAIGLYAMWNSTSIRILTADEKRWYPLLATYGAIGCFTTMQCIATVLLGEERAALTPANLRFLLQNYVPFMLIPGVIAVDFTLRSMRLLSVHKKQEKGQ, encoded by the exons ATGACGCTTTACCGGCGGTACGTCGACTTGCTGTACTTTTTGTACTTTGCCATGCACCTTTTTGCAAGTGTGTGCATCGACA ATTACCTCGTCAAGAGCGCGGATCCGCTCTTGCCGAACGCATGGCTCCCACAGTATACCTGGTTCCGCATCTCTCTCCTGAGCGAGTTCGTGTTTCAGCTGCCCGTATTTGCGATCGGGCTCTATGCAATGTGGAACAGTACGTCGATCCGCATACTCACAGCAGACGAGAAGCGGTGGTACCCATTGCTAGCCACATACGGTGCGATTGGATGCTTTACGACTATGCAATGTATCGCGACGGTATTGTTGGGCGAGGAACGCGCCGCTCTCACCCCTGCAAACCTGCGATTCCTCTTGCA GAACTATGTGCCTTTTATGCTCATTCCCGGCGTAATTGCAGTCGACTTtaccttgcgcagcatgcgtTTGCTCTCTGTGCACAAGAAGCAGGAAAAAGGGCAGTAG
- a CDS encoding uncharacterized protein (EggNog:ENOG503P68W; COG:S): MSLLRQSVIRSTQSASRVSARSYSSAPNAGPSMIERLQQAGSSFAKTAERSLGSYSEPIMYNLRVAGSFLKQVYISEKLAPPMHLKNWTDAYRQIWQDVSSHKWWTQTLPSGQWRSVALYGVEAIGIFSIGEMIGKRKIVGYRLNNRGKDLSH, encoded by the exons ATGTCCCTCCTTCGCCAGTCCGTGATTCGCAGCACCCAGTCGGCTAGCCGTGtttccgcgcgctcgtACTCGAGTGCACCTAATGCTGGCCCGAGCATGATCGAGCGTCTCCAGCAAGCTGGCTCGTCTTTTGCAAAGACCGCCGAGCGCTCTCTCGGCTCCTACTCGGAGCCCATCATGTACAATCTGCGCGTCGCAGGCTCTTTTCTTAAGCAGGTGTACATCTCTGAGaagcttgcgccgcccatgcacCTCAAAAACTGGACCGATGCCTACCGACAGATCTGGCAGGACGTTTCAAGCCACAAGTGGTGGACACagacgctgccgagcggccaatggcgcagcgtcgcattGTACGGCGTTGAAGCGATAGGCATTTTTTCTATTGGCGAGATG attggcaagcgcaagattgTCGGCTACAGGCTCAACAACCGCGGCAAGGACCTATCCCACTAG